Proteins encoded together in one Shewanella acanthi window:
- the pflA gene encoding pyruvate formate lyase 1-activating protein, producing MATLGRIHSVESFGTVDGPGIRFITFMQGCLMRCQYCHNRDTWDLDGGKEISVDELMGQIISYRPFLDASNGGVTASGGEAILQAEFVAELFKACKKDGIHTCLDTNGFVRKYTPIIDELLDNTDLVLLDIKQMNDEKHIELTKVSNHRTLQFAEYLANRNQATWIRYVVVGGFTEDEASAELLADFIAPMKNVEKVELLPYHELGKHKWEAMGEDYQLNGISPPSRDTMEKIKAVFVARGINAVY from the coding sequence ATGGCCACTCTGGGTCGCATTCACTCGGTAGAATCCTTCGGCACCGTCGATGGTCCCGGCATTCGGTTTATCACCTTTATGCAGGGCTGTCTGATGCGTTGCCAGTATTGCCACAACCGAGACACTTGGGATCTCGATGGCGGCAAGGAAATCAGCGTCGATGAACTCATGGGCCAAATCATCAGTTACCGTCCCTTCCTCGATGCTAGCAATGGTGGCGTGACCGCCAGCGGTGGTGAGGCCATTCTGCAGGCTGAATTCGTGGCCGAACTCTTTAAAGCCTGTAAAAAAGATGGCATTCATACCTGTCTCGATACTAACGGCTTTGTGCGTAAATACACCCCCATCATCGATGAACTGCTGGATAACACCGATCTCGTACTGCTCGACATCAAACAGATGAACGATGAGAAACATATAGAGCTGACTAAGGTCAGCAACCACAGAACCCTGCAATTTGCCGAATACTTAGCAAATCGCAACCAAGCGACTTGGATCCGATATGTGGTTGTTGGTGGCTTTACTGAGGATGAAGCCTCGGCTGAATTACTTGCCGACTTTATTGCGCCGATGAAAAACGTCGAGAAAGTGGAGCTTTTGCCCTATCACGAACTGGGCAAACACAAATGGGAAGCCATGGGTGAAGACTATCAGCTAAACGGCATATCGCCCCCGAGCCGAGATACGATGGAAAAGATAAAGGCAGTATTTGTGGCGCGGGGCATTAACGCCGTCTATTAG
- the yfbV gene encoding terminus macrodomain insulation protein YfbV: MSINILKTLGDGRQYMKTWPMVRQLGIYFPEYRVVRATQLALLVMPVLAIIAGVSQLYFYGWAFLPQAITIALFFISLPLQGLLWLGWRARHPLPLSLFDWSNQLSAKLTSMGIHCQSLGAKACYLDMALILKIAFERLDASYWEEL, from the coding sequence TTGAGTATCAATATTCTCAAAACCTTAGGTGATGGTCGTCAGTATATGAAGACGTGGCCTATGGTTAGACAACTGGGTATTTATTTTCCTGAGTATCGCGTTGTAAGAGCCACTCAGCTCGCCTTACTGGTGATGCCAGTGCTGGCGATTATTGCGGGGGTGAGCCAGCTGTATTTTTACGGTTGGGCATTTTTGCCCCAAGCAATCACCATCGCATTATTTTTTATTAGCCTGCCATTGCAGGGTTTACTCTGGTTAGGTTGGCGTGCCCGCCATCCCTTGCCATTATCGCTGTTCGACTGGAGTAACCAGCTAAGCGCTAAACTGACTTCCATGGGCATTCATTGCCAATCCTTGGGTGCCAAGGCCTGTTACCTCGACATGGCGCTCATTTTAAAAATAGCCTTTGAGCGCTTAGATGCCAGTTATTGGGAAGAGCTTTAG